The Prochlorococcus marinus str. MIT 9301 genome window below encodes:
- the rdgB gene encoding RdgB/HAM1 family non-canonical purine NTP pyrophosphatase, whose product MNLPVLTIASGNQRKVSEISEMLDVLSLKVEKQPEYLSVEETGKTYFENALLKAKAASLETKTWALADDSGLEVDVLDGRPGIYSARYAKNNDEKIKKLINELSDSPYRSARFISCMVLCDPSGNLVKDTTGICWGEILKKPKYPNGEFESIFWVKEANCVYGELSQSQLNKLGSRGKAAKIMSPFLKKEIGLS is encoded by the coding sequence TTGAACCTTCCAGTTCTAACTATTGCGAGTGGCAATCAAAGAAAAGTATCTGAAATTTCAGAGATGCTGGATGTTTTGTCTTTAAAGGTTGAGAAGCAACCAGAATATTTAAGTGTCGAAGAAACTGGGAAAACATATTTTGAGAATGCACTACTTAAAGCCAAGGCAGCTTCTCTAGAGACAAAAACTTGGGCATTAGCTGATGACTCGGGTCTTGAAGTAGATGTTTTAGATGGTCGACCAGGAATTTATTCTGCTCGATATGCCAAAAATAATGATGAGAAAATTAAAAAATTAATTAATGAACTTTCTGATAGTCCTTATAGGAGTGCAAGATTTATAAGTTGTATGGTTTTGTGCGATCCCTCAGGAAACTTAGTTAAAGATACAACAGGAATATGTTGGGGAGAAATTCTTAAGAAACCCAAATATCCTAATGGGGAGTTCGAATCTATTTTTTGGGTTAAAGAAGCTAATTGTGTTTACGGTGAGCTCTCACAATCACAACTAAATAAATTAGGTAGTAGAGGTAAAGCTGCAAAAATTATGTCACCTTTTTTAAAAAAAGAGATAGGTTTAAGTTAA
- a CDS encoding BMC domain-containing protein, which produces MATETMGIALGMIETRGLVPAIEAADAMTKAAEVRLIGREFVGGGYVTVLVRGETGAVNAAVRAGADACERVGDGLVAAHIIARPHREVEPALGNGEFLGQKD; this is translated from the coding sequence ATGGCTACAGAAACAATGGGTATCGCTCTCGGCATGATCGAGACACGCGGACTTGTACCTGCAATCGAAGCAGCAGACGCAATGACAAAGGCAGCAGAAGTTCGCCTTATTGGTCGTGAATTCGTTGGTGGCGGTTATGTCACAGTATTAGTTAGAGGTGAAACAGGCGCAGTTAACGCAGCTGTAAGAGCTGGTGCTGATGCTTGTGAAAGAGTTGGTGACGGTTTAGTTGCAGCTCACATTATTGCTCGTCCTCATAGAGAAGTTGAACCTGCTCTAGGTAATGGTGAATTTCTTGGTCAAAAGGACTAA